Below is a genomic region from Vitis riparia cultivar Riparia Gloire de Montpellier isolate 1030 chromosome 16, EGFV_Vit.rip_1.0, whole genome shotgun sequence.
aaaaaaaaaaaattatatatctttcaaaaaaaataaaaaatatatctcgtataatataatttgatattttaaaaaatatatatataaataaaataaatattattatataaaattataaatattataaagatATTAAATTGGGTTCGGTTTGTCTGAAGCCTGACCTAAGCGTACCCAAAACTAAGCTCATGTTAAAAAAACTTGACCCAAGTCTAATCTTAGCCCAACCCGAGTATTGAGTCCGCCAAGTGTTTGGATCAGATCAACTCGCCGCCCATATTGAAAACTCAACCCTTCTTGTGGCCCAAAATCCCAAGgagagagaaaggagaaaagatgagaaaaatgacGAGTCAAATGACATAAAGGAATATCTGAAATTGGATCCCCAATGCAAAATCAAATCCAGGAGTTAGAATCCAATCCAAACCAGAAGTATAGAAAGTAGAGGAAACCCACCTCTTCTTCCAACCCTCAATCCACAATCACATATTCATATTCCTTCTCTTTCGCCCCCATTCTCATCATGGACTCTTCAACCCACATCACACAACCCATCTTCAGACTCCAAGAGCTGCCGCCACCTCCTCCTCCGCCGCCCCATAACGACACCCAGTGATATGTCTCCACCGCCCCCGCCTCCCCCTCCGCCGAAGCCACCGCAGCAGGCGCCGATCAGCAACTGCCACAGCAACCTCTGTAAGCACCTGCCCAAACCCACATCGCTGCCTGATCTGTTCTTCACTGCTCTCTccctcctcttcctcttcccttCCTCCCCTAAACCCCAGACCCTCTTTTCGAAGATCTCCTCCCTCTCTTTCCCTCAAAACCCTCGTCGCTTTCTCAAAACCCCCACCATGATCTCACCCTCGAATCCTAAACCCATCACCCAGTTCTCATCCCCGCAGTCTCTCACCGATTGGCTCAAGCATCGTCTCCCCTCCGACTCTTTCGCTTCTTGGGGGGTCAAGCCCGGCACCAAGAACGTCCACAATCTCTGGCTTGAGCTCTCTGAGGGCGAAACCTCGCTCGCCGATTCCATTCCTCCTATCCGTACAGTACGTGTCGTCACGGTTCGGATTATCAGCGAAGACAACCGAATTCTCCTCGAGTCGCACCAGGAATTGTCAGACGGCACAATTCGGGAACGATGCCGGCCCTTGTCGGAGAAAATGAAGCCCGGCGAGACCCTTGAATGCGCTGTTCATCGGGCGGTTAAGGAAGAGCTAGGATCGATAATTCAGGGCAATGGGAATGTGAGGATTGTGCCCGGGTCGTATGAGCAGAAGGTGGAGGAGAGGGTTTCGGCTTCCTACCCGGGTTTGCCGGCCTGTTATGTGTTGCATTCTGTGAATGCGTGGGTCGATGGATTACCTGACGGAGAATTTTGTACGGAAGAGGAAGAATATAGGGATTGGAATGGGATGGGCATTGCAGAGATGGCCGTTTCTGTGAAAAGACATTACTGGAAATGGGTTGATTTTGATTCAGTGTGATGTTTGATGATCTGGGTGGTGACTGGTGAGTCACTACTTCTCTTTGATATTTTACAGGGTTTatcacttctttttttctttgtctaaGATAATTTTGTCCGTTGATGCAGATCACCGTAATAACCGAAACTTTTCTGATGTTTATGAATGAGTTTGTAATATGATTACAATTAGTCAAATGGCATTTGAGATGGGAATGATTGAATTGCTTCATTCAATTTGAAGGGTCGTTGCTTTAATCACTGAATTGCATCTGTGTGTTTATTTCAAGTTTGATCGCAGGAGGGATGGGAAATGTAATGGTATAGTGACTTAACTATGATCCATAAGcaactcttttctttttgttcgtttttcaatttttcaagagAATCCcatgtaggttttttttttttttttttatcagtaaatgagatttatattaaaaagcgCCAAAAAGGGCGCACCAAAGTACCCACAATGAGGAGAATCCCATGTAGCTGGAATCATGTGTTTGAATTTTTGAGGCAGATAGGTCACTTGGATGGTTGGATTGTGTTTGCATTGATCATTAGACAAGTGGGTTATCATTTCACTGGCATCTTATCACTACACAGTTGTAGAAATGGGGATGGATGAAGACTATGGTTGTGGAAAAGATGGGGAAGGCTTAGCATAATTTGAAGTACCTTGCGTAATTTGcctatttatttcatgtccCTGTATAAATGCCCAACTGAGGCTTGAGAAAATTTAGAGACTTACTTTGGAGAGGAGGAGCTTTAGAAAAAAAGATGCAAATTTAGAGACTTACTTTGGGGAGGAGGggctttagaaaaaaaaatgcatttaatgaAATGACCAATTGTTTGTTGGAAGAAGAGAAAACGAGGTCTAGGAATTAGAGGCCTCTCTTTGCTTAATAGGGCTCTCATGTGTCAATGGTGTTGGAGATATGCTTTAAAATGAGAAGCCTTATGGAAAAACGTCATTCAGGAAAAGTATGGAGAGGATGAGGGGCTTGGTGTTCTTGCAAAGTGAGGGAAGGGTATGGAGTTGGGGTTTGGAAAAACATCAGGAATACATAGGACTTGGCTGACAGTAGCGTATCCTTTGAGAAGTTGATAATGGAATAAGGGTGAAGCTTTGGAAGGATAGGTGGTATGGGATGGACCCTTATGTTTGGCTTTCCCTCCCTTGTATGCCTTAGCATCATCTAAAGAGGCTTGGTGGCAGATGTTTAGGATGATTTGGGAGAGGGGGGGCCACTGGAATCCTTGTTTAACTGGacacttcaatgattgggagctagaTAATGTAAAATCTCTTTTCTCAAGGCTTCAAGAAAGGTCCTTGAAGAGGGAAGAGTGATAAGAGTGGTACAAATGGATTCTAGGAATGGGTTTTCTCTATCAAATCTATATATTCCATTACAGACCCAATGCATGTAATTCCTTTAATTGTGGTcattatttggaattcatgGATCTCATCAAAAGCAAGTTTTTTTGGCTTAGGAAGCTAGCAAAGGCAGTGTTGTCCATGGATCAGCTTTAGAGGAGAAGGCAGTCGATGGTGAATAGATTTGTTCTTTGCAAAAGTGAACTAGAATCAATAGATCACATTCTCCTTCAATGCATCTAAGTAAGGACACTATGAcaacttttgttttctttgttcaaCATTATATAGGTCCTTCCTTCTATGATccaaaagattattttaagtTGGCATGACTACTTTGCGGAAAGAAAACATACGAAGGTTTGGAGAGCCAGTCCAtaaatgcattttttggacaatttggaaggaaaaaagTCAAAAgagtatttgaatttttttttactcttgtGGCACCTTTGTACAGTCCTTGTGTACTTTAGTGTGCCTTCTTTTGAAAATGTTATTAATAACAGTCTCttgcctttttaaaaaaaaaaagaaaaaagattattCAAAAAGCAAGGAGTAGCCAATTCTTTCCTTAGCAAACTTGTGCCATGGGTTAGCTTGTTCATAGAAGTATCAATGTCTTTAATTCATCTTGTAGATTGGGCAGAATCTAGTTGAGGGGAGGGAGTAACtatttttttgtgtgttttctctctttttggcaACAACTTTTAGTACCTATcatatacattatatatatatatatatatatatatatatatatactattttcGTGCTTAtttaccaaaaagaaaaaaaaaaaaaaagggggggggaaAGGAAATGGGGATGGCAGAATTGGTTGATTGGTTAAGGTCCCTGGGATTTTGCTCCTTTTCTCACTGAAAGAGTATTTGGAAGAACAGAGCAGAAGATCACCCTCACTTCTCTATCAAGCGTGTGCTTGAACCAAGTTTCAAGGCATTGAGAAGCCGAAAATGTTGTCTTGCAAGGAAATTGTGTAGATGTTGATGTTGGATGTTTCACTAGAATGGCCGCTGTTTGCTTTGGAGAAGTATCTGTGTATAGAAAGAGGGACTTGGAACATACTTTCTGGTGCCATCTGTGAATTTGTTTGTGTATAGAAAGAGGGATATGGAAGATATGCTGTGCTACAGCCAAGTTTATATCGGATGCTAGCTACATTTTGCGGAGATGAGAGTGGACTCCAGGACTTTTATCAGAATAAGAGTATGCACATCATACCGCTTGGTGATTGGGACTTGCCATTGTTCATGGACCAAACCAAAAGGAAAAACCAGGAGTAGTTCAATCTAATGGTGGAAAAGAATTGGAAAGAACTCGATCGACTGCCTAATGACAGCACAAGAGGTCTTTGTTTGAGTGGATGTTGCAtagataattttctttttcttttttttctttttttgatatgCAATAAAAGATGTATATATAAGGCAAAAGAAAAGGGCACACAAGATGTAGAAATGGTCAAGCTACAAAAGAgatcacaaaaaaaaagaaaaaatcccccacccctctctctctctctctcacgcAGCGAGTTCCTAACCAATCAACAAGATCAATTGAAGGTATTGATCCTTCTCTGATGTATGTCCTGACCCATGCTAAGAGGTTACTAAGGaacaaatatttcaacttttgaTCCGacatttcattgtttttaaactCATGttggtttctttcctttcaCAATGTCCAAAAAATGCATAGGGGAGAAGCTTTCCAaaactttttccattttttttcctacaaatGAGTCATCTCAACTTAATAGAGTTTCTTTGATCGAAAAAGGAAGCCAAGCtaatgccaaaaaaaaagagaacaacAGCTGTCATATAATCCTTAACTTGATTCAATGAACaagaatgtgatcaattgattccCCTTGGATTTTACAAAGAGAACATCTATTCACCGATGATCACCCTCTTTTTTGGAGTTGATCTATTGTCAATACTTTTTCGTGCGGAGATACTATGCATGGAGCATATAAACTGCCTGACTCTTAACTCATTCACATGTTGCTGCTACTGCTGCAGCCTATTCAAAATCGACTTTGAGAGTGTTCGATATCCCTTGTCATTGAAACCTAATCCTTCATACTTTGGCAGGCTCTTGAGGTCTTTCTAgacacttcattttcatttttgtatgGACTTTATGTGTAGGAAATTACTGGCTTTTGAAATCCTCAAAAAGTAGTGTAACTTTTGGAATTGGTGGCACCCAATCTCTGCCTTTCATTCTCCTTTTTCAGTTCTTTAGAGATAGAACTGTTACTGTCTGTATCTATGACCTTACTATTAGATTATGAGAAATGATTCCTCAGCTACCACCTGCCAAGGAAGTGGGACAACAGCCCAACCCAACTgtcaaaaagacaaaaaaaaaaaaagtaaaggatGAAAATTGACTGAATATCTAAAACATTTAGAAATGTATAACAAACTATTGGCTTGATGAGGTACTCCATTGAAATCATCCTTATTTGtccaataaaaaggaaataacaaaAACATTATTCCGAGTACTTACTTTTAAGCAAAACCCAAGATTGTCAGCACTCATTTGGACTTTAGTGAGTGAAGCTTGATATGATCAGTTCAGGGGCTAGTGGTTTAGCTCATTTCTGCTACTTCTTTCAATTGTCTTAGTTGTTAAGTTAGTGGGTCTCTAGAGGTTTTCGAACATATGGCTGGTAGGATGAAGTAAGGAAAGGGTGGAAATCAAAACTCCTTGACTGAAGGTGAGATCGTTTCTCTGATAAAGGAATCGAGTTCATCCTGTTTCTCAGTAAATGAATCGAGCTCAGCCTCCCAGTCTTGCTTGGTTTGTGCCACTGTAGTATTAAGAACAGAAATAGAACAGTAAAAGAGAATCAGTTTATTCTCTTTGTACGAGTGTAAGTGTGGAATGGACGGAATTAAACCCTCCATTCAAGCCCATCAAGACACTTATTTCCATATACTTGAATGAGTATATTCTTCAGTATGCCCATTTTTCCAAACACCCAAATTCCATGTCTTGGGGATGATTCAAAGcaccaagaaagagaaaaatttaCAGAAAGCCAAAGGCACAAAGGGACCCAGCAGTTGGGGCTGTGCAGGGATCCAAGAGTTCCATTAGCTCTATAATAATTTAAAGGTGAGGGATTCAGATGGAAATTTTAGGATTCCTTACCCAGAAAGCAGTAGAATTCCCGccttttatgttttcttttctccctGGAATCTCATCTTTCTCCATGCCCAGAAAACAATCAAAGAAGGAAAGGCGAAAGAATCCCGCCTCATCGTTCCACTCTCTCAAAAAACTGCTTAAAAAAGATACTAgaaaacttcttttttctatctttCCTCATCACATGTGAGGCGAAATGAAGTCAGAATGATGGAAAAAGAGAAGATAAGATACACAATCCAAACAAGCTTTTCATTCTCACTTATAATTGTAACTTTCAATCCTATCTTTCCTTATTAATTACAGATACTGAAGAGCAAAACACATGAACCCTTAAGACAGCAAAATAGGTAACAATGCAAACACAAAGAAAGAACTCACTGGATGTGAATAGTTAAATCTTAATTCAAACAGTAGTAGAGCACTGAGTTCCTTCTTTTGAACTCAGTGGACCAGATGGGATGGAGGGTCCAAATGCCATCACAGCAACACAATTAACGTTAAGTCGGTATCGGCCAGAAACCCAAGTCCCCACCTTCCATCGAACCCGGCCATCGAGCTTTAAACTCAGAACAAGTTTTCCTGCCGTCTGATCACGTCCAACTTCATAACCAAAAGATGGAGCCACCGGTAGGGCAGTTCCAACCAAGGACGCCGTCAAGAGATTGCTTTCTTCATGACCTTGATAGAAGGGAGGAAGAGAGGTGTCAACAGTTATCTGTTGGCCCTTGTAAGAGGCATAAACTTGTACCATGTCATAGTAAATGCCAACCTTCGTATTTGGATTCTTGGAGAGGAGTGTAAGTTGGATAGAGGAGTTGAGAAGATGAGGCCCTGAGAGGTTGAGCTGATAGATATCGGCTTCTTTGAGGCTGAACTCAGGCTTAGTGGGATGTAGGATAAGCCAGACAAGTAAGATGAGTGAGAGAACAGAGAACAGAAAGGAAAAGCCAGACCAATATAGCTTCTTGTAGAATTTGTCAATGTTCAATCCTTTGTCGGCACAGTGTTTGGGAGATTTTGAATCGACTTTAGACATTTGCAGAAGGCGAGAGGAAGGTGGAGGAGGAGAGGGAGGAGGTTTACAAGGCTAAGCAATGAGAGGTAGTGGATTTAAAAAGGGAAGCAATAGGGAACAGAAAGCAGCAATTATTTTCCCCTCCCACCTTTTGACTGGCAGCTCCTCCTCGTGGTGGATGGTAGCTGTGAGATATTTACTCATTTGATTTCTCAAATCAACGTTTATATTTAGGCTGAACTGCTTTGGCTAATAATCACATGATTCCCCATCTGAAAATCATCTTCTTAACCGTTGGATCAGTCGACTACCCCTTAAAAGTAGTCCCCGCTCCACACTTCCATTGTTGATTATATAATGCATGTCATAGTCTACCAACTGAATTAGGAACAGGCCATGGATGTGAGAGGAGCTTAACCTTTTTCAAAAGCAGGTAAAGCTTCTTCGATGTTCATATTTGTTGACTTTCCAAATAAAAACACATGAATTCCTTCTACTATCATTTCTATATTAGGTGTTTGGTACTAGACAAGTTTCAAGTTTCGATACTTTTATCAAGCATAACCCTGTTGATCATGTTCCATGAAAATTGAATGCACCAAAAACTATACACCTTTAAACGCCGTTTTATCGAGTAGTTAGCATGAAAATAGAAGACCACTAAATCAAGTTTATCAGAGTTAAAGTTTGGTATGCAAGGTGTCGATAGTGATTAGCAGCTGAAACAACTCTAATGGTTGAAATAGCATACATGTAGGGACACCCAAAATACAACAGGTATCAATTTTCCCTGTTAGGTCCATCTTTCCCAGTTCCTATCAAGAATATGCATGTATCTTTGCTATCTCATAAGGGAGAGACACCGTGCTTAACAAGTTGCATATTTTATTCTTGCTTTACAAATTTTTATGCACACCATGATGACTGATGGGATTGAGAGAGTGATGCGGGGATATCTATCTGAGCCGAATCAGAAGGAAAGTGCACGCTTATAGAATGATTGAGACCAAAGTAGAGCTTTATAAAGGGCTAAGAGATAGTGTTTGGAGATAAGTTAGAAATGATACAATAGCTGAATGGCCTCTTACTGTTTCCACCTTGTTTGGCAGACAAGAATTGGtacatgaaaatgaaatcaGTTTTGGCAAGTAGAGTAGTGAAAGCAAGGATGTATAATTTGTATGGAATGAAAGagttttgaagttatgggtatCGTTGTTTATTGAGCTGTGCACGGAAAAAGacttcaaaaagaaagaagacaaGGGGAATCTGAAAACTGGCTTTTAGGAAGGCCGTAGGAAGCAtccattttcctagggtattatAGCGTCTCATTTGGATGTTACTTTTGAGTTAAGAAAAGAGTAGAATTGTTAGTTGAGATGACACTGATGTAATCTCAACCATCCATCTTTTGATCACTGGTGTAGGATGGTGATTGTCATGGTTTAGCAGCAGGAACTTCATGTTTTTGGTAAAGCTGTAGGACCCTCCCGGCCAGGATCTTCAAAAGAATATTACAGTCTGGGAATTAAAGGGGTTTGAAATTAGGGAGAGTTGTTCTGCTTTTGAAAACCTTTCAGTTATATCGAGCCCCGCCTGCAATCAAGGGAAAGTTGGTCGACCCCATTGTTTTTTAAGTGATTTCTCCTctacttttctttcctttttatttttggcttaATTTCTTCGCAATGGGACCAAAACAAGCCCCTTATGTCTTGGATTAGACCAGGTAAAGAAAGATCTTCACCTTTTCTAtttcattgaattttaataGAAGTATGCAATTATGGGGTTTCTCATCCCATCACCTACACCCTACTGGCTGTTTGTGTCTTCTAGAAAACCCGAAACCCGGTGATTTGCAGGTTCTAAGTCTACCGTGTTTGGTAAAAACCTTATTGCAATCCAGCAGTTTTAAGGCACTTAAATTAAACCCAACTTTATGGTGGATGGTACTTTACTACTTTCTGGTAAAGCAAAGAGCATTACCAAACGTTTCAGAAGGAAAGATGCAACGTCTGATAGCTCTGCTACCACCATATTGGTAGGTGTGCCCGTGAAATGTATTGTTTTCAAGCCTTTGTATTTTTCTCTATGGGCATATGCGGCTACCAGATTGTTCTTGATAGCTCCATCTCAAACTGAAGTTACAGTGAAAAGTAAGATCAAAATATTGTGGCATTTGAAAAAGTTTTATTAGGCTAGTAGTCAAAGATCAACATGTCCTCGCTTGGAACAGTAGAACGAGCCATTTTTTACTAGGAAAAAAAGCCAAACCACCAACCTTCTCAGAGTTGGGCAAAGGCAAACCACACGAAACTGTCTGAACAAAAGTAACCAATGTTCACTTCATAAAAATCTACAGAGCTCTTGGACCCAAGATCATTTAAACTTGGATATGGATGAGCAATGCAAAAATTATATACTATTTAATGTATGAGAGTTACTGAATAAAGATATCTACATAtggacaaaacaaaaaaattaactcaACAGCTCCTTCACATAATGCAGAGAAAGGCAGGATTGGAAATTTACAAAACCCATTTCACAACAAATACAAAGACTATTCAAGTCAAAACCCACAAGGGAGACAAGAAGCTACTGAAATTAGAAAGTACCTTCAATGCTCCTTGTGTTCCCTCCTCTCTGTTCCTCAAGCTTCAAGAAATCGAAGAGGTGGAAATTTTGCGCTTGCAGATCATCTGAGATCTTCAATGCAGTTAGGTGCATCTGCTTCCCCTTCTGGAAGAAGTTGAGTGACTAACCATCAAACGAACTGCCATAGTATGTATCAGGCTCTGCAGGTGGGGGGATGGTATGCACTTGTCGAACAAACTGTCCTTTTACTCGGGGTCGCTGCTCTGCAAGCTTCTTTCTGCTTTCATAACGAACCTGTGAACAAAGTTTTGAGTCTCAAATATTTTAGCAAATGGGCACATTGGGTGTGATCTGCAACTGAAAATCGATTACTTAATACATATGGGGCACAGCCTGTTGCTACATCTATGTAATTCGCAAGTACAATGTAGCAGTACTAATGCTTATAATGATAATGGGAGTTTTAGCAGGGAATGAGCTTTATTCTtgctttgattttcattttcagcTCCATTTGGTATTTGAGGAAACAAGCTTGGAAATGATTCAAGAGATTTCAAGCTGCAAGAAAACATAATCCTTCAGAATAAAGGACTTGACTTCCTACCACAATTTAGGGTGGCTGATTCCCAGAAAAAGACTGGTTTTCCACATCTCATTACATATCAAACCAACCTCACAGCCATAAGAATACTAGTTTCATTGGAAACCATCACTTCTCTACTCTTTCAAGGTATGTTATCAGTTGAAACAATCATGTTCTTCAGGAACAAGCTTTACAAACAGGAGACAAAATACAGGCAAAACAGACCATGTCCTGCCATCCACATGTAAAAACCAAAGGTTGCTTATCTAAAGGACACTATGGTTATTTCCCTGAGGTAGTTGTTTGATCCTGGGAAGCCTCTGGTTCATTTTATATAGGTTTAAACCAATGCCCATCAGGACGGAAAACTGCCTGTCTTGCAGAACTTGGTGTAAAATGTGGGATGGTTTGTGAAAAAGACATTTAGAAACAACAGCAGTAATAACATACCTTCTTCTCAAAGCATCTGTCTTTCCGCTTCAAGCGAAACTTGGTTAGAGCAGCTTCTCTTTGGATAGATCGTTGAGAGTGTCCTTCATGACTGAAGATACCTTCTTCATTCTTGCCCTCTGCAGCAGCCTGAACAACAGCAACTGTATTGGCATTCCCATTACTTCCACAAATGCTTCCACACCCAAAGCTATTCAGATTACTTGCACCACCATTACCAAAACTACTACTTGAATTCTGATCAGTGGCAGGAGAGAAGTGCCCTTGACCCTCCAATGAGTCCAATTTGTGCTCTGGCTTGTGATTAGTCTGGCTGGTGGAATTGTTGGCATTTTGCTCAAGTGCGTTACAAAGATGTTGAGAATCACTAGTTTCATGTCTGGATAGATGACATGGATTTGCTCGAAAGGAGAGTTCCTGCTGCCCAGCTGAACCCGGACTTGGCATAGGTGATGGGCCTGATTGTGCACAAAATATTGGGGGAACCACAGAACCATAACCAGTACACAGACCATCAAACCTTACACCTCTCACTGGAACTGGAGCAGGAAAAGCTCTCTGTTGAGGGCCACAAAGTGCAATTTCAACTCGTCCAGATGGACTAGTAGCTAGAGAGATCACACTTCTTTGAGTACTCAGTGTGGGACTAGTAATATCAGAGTTATAACCAGTAA
It encodes:
- the LOC117934127 gene encoding uncharacterized protein LOC117934127, coding for MSPPPPPPPPPKPPQQAPISNCHSNLCKHLPKPTSLPDLFFTALSLLFLFPSSPKPQTLFSKISSLSFPQNPRRFLKTPTMISPSNPKPITQFSSPQSLTDWLKHRLPSDSFASWGVKPGTKNVHNLWLELSEGETSLADSIPPIRTVRVVTVRIISEDNRILLESHQELSDGTIRERCRPLSEKMKPGETLECAVHRAVKEELGSIIQGNGNVRIVPGSYEQKVEERVSASYPGLPACYVLHSVNAWVDGLPDGEFCTEEEEYRDWNGMGIAEMAVSVKRHYWKWVDFDSV
- the LOC117933531 gene encoding NDR1/HIN1-like protein 26, whose translation is MSKVDSKSPKHCADKGLNIDKFYKKLYWSGFSFLFSVLSLILLVWLILHPTKPEFSLKEADIYQLNLSGPHLLNSSIQLTLLSKNPNTKVGIYYDMVQVYASYKGQQITVDTSLPPFYQGHEESNLLTASLVGTALPVAPSFGYEVGRDQTAGKLVLSLKLDGRVRWKVGTWVSGRYRLNVNCVAVMAFGPSIPSGPLSSKEGTQCSTTV